A genomic window from Denticeps clupeoides chromosome 11, fDenClu1.1, whole genome shotgun sequence includes:
- the snrnp27 gene encoding U4/U6.U5 small nuclear ribonucleoprotein 27 kDa protein — MGRSRSRTPPRRERRRSRSASRDRERRRRDRERSRSRDRDRRRSRSRSPHRRRSRSPRRHRSASSSPVRQKDRRDDEKKEAKEKTVKVHQISAEDMQGKTEEEIEMMKLMGFSTFDTTKGRKTDGSVNAYAVNVTQKRKYRQYMNRKGGFNRPLDFIA, encoded by the exons ATGGGGCGAAGTCGGAGCAGGACGCCGCCGAGGCGAG agaGGCGCCGCTCCCGCTCGGCGTCCAGGGACCGTGAGCGCAGGCGCAGGGACCGGGAGAGGTCGCGCTCCCGCGACCGGGACAGACGGCGGAGCCGCTCGCGCTCGCCGCACAGGCGGCGCTCCAG ATCTCCCCGCCGGCACCGTTCTGCCTCCAGCTCTCCAGTCCGGCAGAAAGATAGACGTGATGATGAAAAGAAGGAGGCAAAGGAGAAGACTGTGAAGGTGCATCAGATATCAG CGGAAGACATGCAAGGCAAAACTGAAGAGGAGATCGAGATGATGAAGCTAATGGGGTTCAGTACGTTTGACACAACCAAA GGCAGGAAGACTGATGGCTCTGTGAATGcttatgctgtaaatgttacacAGAAGAGGAAGTACAG GCAGTACATGAACAGAAAAGGTGGCTTCAACAGACCACTGGATTTCATTGCATGA